The following nucleotide sequence is from Solidesulfovibrio carbinolicus.
GCGCATTGATCCCGGCCTGTGCGGCCGGCCCGAAATCCTGGGCGAAGGCCTGGCCCGGGTGGCCTTCACCGCCCTGCCGGCCATGGCCGCCGATGACCGGGGGCTTGTCCACGGCGGCTTCCTCTTTGGCCTGGCCGACTACGCCGCCATGTTGGCCATAAACGACCCCAACGTGATTCTTGGCGCGGCCGAGGTCCGCTTCACCGCGCCGGTGGTGGTCGGCCAGACGCTTGTGGCCGAAGCCCGGCTCACCGAAACCGCCGGCAAGAAACGCTTCGTCGCCGTCACCGTGCGCCGGGGCGAAGACGCCGTCTTCACCGGAACCTTCACCTGCTTCGTGCCGGAAAAACACGTGCTGGACCGATAGCGCCGCCCACGGGAGCTGGCCCAGCCAGGAGGAACGCCATGAGCTTTGTGCTGCAAAAGCCGTCTCCGGCCGCCGAACAGCCCCGCTTCGACTGCATCTTCTGCAACCGCCCGGCCCTGGTTTCCTCCGAGGCCGGACGGGCCGACGAGGCCCGCATTGTGGAGGTCTTTTGCCGTCACTGCGGTTCCCGCAAGACCATGGCCACGCGCAAAAGCGCCGACGGAACACGCTGGGAACCAGCCGACTAAACGACGCCGTCGCCGTCGCCTCGGCCAGCATGTTTTTTTTTTCGCCGGAAAAGCCCGCTCCCCCTGCCCAAACGCCCGGCCCTGTGCTATGGCTGGCCCTGACCGCCAACCACCGCCAAGGAGGGATCCCATGAAACGCGCCTTGCTCAAGCTCGCCGTGCTCTTGACCATGCTGGCCCTGGCCGGGACGGCCCATGCCTGGAAAAAACCGCCGTTTAAAAATGTCGATAAAAACGGCGACGGCGTCATCATCTTTGAGGAGATCGTGGTCTTCAATTCCGGCCTGACCATGGAAGTCTTCGCCGTCATCGACCTCAACAAAGACGGCAAGATCGACCCGGCCGAATACGCCGCCATGGGCGGCAAGACCGCCAAGGGCAAGGCGGCCAAGCCCTGGTGGCGCTGTTCGTCCAAGGAAGGCTCCCTGCTCTACAAGCAGGGCACGGACCTGCTTGTGGCCGGCAAGAACGCCGAGGCCGCCACGGTCCTGCGCCAGGCCCTGACCACGCCCCTTTGCGTGGATTATTTGAGCTACGCCTACTACAACCTCGGCGTCGCCTGCATGCGCCTTGGCGACGACGCCTGCGCCAGGGCCAACCTGGAAAAGGCCCGGGCGCTCAACGTCAACAACACCGTGCCCGAGAACAACTTCGGCCTGGAAGGCTGGCCCCGCAAGCCCGGCGTGGTCGGCAAGTAACGCCCCACGCTCCGCGGCGGCCCGGGGCAGGCTCCCCGGACCGCCGCGGCAAGGCCTGCGCCGCCCGTGGTGGCGATCCGCCCGCCGACACGAACTCCCCCGCCCCGCCCAAACCCCGCAGCCGGGCGCCCCGTCACGCCGCCTGGCCGCGTCGCCAAGCCGCCTCTTGACAGTTCCTGGCCGCGTGGTCATCCAAAAGGGCGAGCGGCCGCATAGCCGCGCGCTCCGGAGGACTCCTTGGGCAACGTGCTCATCATTGACGACGATCAGACCATCCGCGACGCCCTGGCCCGGGTCGTGGACCGCCTGGGCCATACCCCCACCCTGGCTTCCACCCTGGCCGAAGGCCTGCTGCGGGCCGGCAAGGACGACGTGGACG
It contains:
- a CDS encoding hotdog domain-containing protein; protein product: MDVNTHQRIDPGLCGRPEILGEGLARVAFTALPAMAADDRGLVHGGFLFGLADYAAMLAINDPNVILGAAEVRFTAPVVVGQTLVAEARLTETAGKKRFVAVTVRRGEDAVFTGTFTCFVPEKHVLDR
- a CDS encoding EF-hand domain-containing protein; this translates as MKRALLKLAVLLTMLALAGTAHAWKKPPFKNVDKNGDGVIIFEEIVVFNSGLTMEVFAVIDLNKDGKIDPAEYAAMGGKTAKGKAAKPWWRCSSKEGSLLYKQGTDLLVAGKNAEAATVLRQALTTPLCVDYLSYAYYNLGVACMRLGDDACARANLEKARALNVNNTVPENNFGLEGWPRKPGVVGK